Proteins from one Pseudomonadota bacterium genomic window:
- a CDS encoding radical SAM protein — protein sequence MLTVPPFVCNINPMSFTKAKGSLLKEAGCNDIRFGIESGSERIKKDIMKRVVSNESVRKAFEVTTSLGLMSSSFNMIGLPTETKEEVFETLQLNARLLPDTIKLMTFYPFKNTPLYDLCKKLDLIDYKRKKELDDYDTFTCLKFSPEHQLFLEKVQSAFGWYINIFLDNEASTRYRNLVLELEAMGREAWHRFDFDSTDKVVSGEFRDKGITHYARFANRSLVARYPSRHFEQE from the coding sequence ATGTTGACAGTACCACCTTTTGTGTGCAACATTAACCCAATGTCTTTTACGAAGGCGAAGGGATCGCTTCTGAAAGAAGCCGGTTGCAACGATATTCGTTTTGGAATTGAAAGTGGAAGCGAACGGATAAAGAAGGATATTATGAAGCGGGTGGTTTCGAATGAGAGCGTAAGAAAAGCATTCGAGGTAACTACGTCGCTAGGGCTAATGTCCAGCTCCTTCAACATGATCGGTCTTCCCACGGAAACCAAGGAAGAAGTGTTTGAAACGTTGCAGTTGAATGCCCGCCTGCTCCCTGACACGATAAAGCTGATGACATTCTATCCATTCAAGAACACACCACTTTATGATCTTTGTAAAAAACTCGATCTTATTGATTATAAGAGAAAAAAGGAGCTTGATGACTACGATACTTTCACTTGCCTGAAGTTTTCCCCGGAACACCAGCTCTTCCTTGAAAAAGTCCAGTCGGCGTTTGGCTGGTATATCAATATATTTCTTGATAATGAGGCCTCGACCCGATACCGGAACCTGGTCTTGGAGCTTGAAGCAATGGGTCGGGAAGCTTGGCATAGGTTTGATTTTGATTCCACTGATAAAGTGGTATCAGGAGAGTTCAGGGACAAAGGAATAACGCATTATGCAAGGTTTGCCAATAGAAGCCTGGTAGCAAGATATCCAAGCAGGCATTTTGAACAAGAATAA